Proteins found in one Bacillota bacterium genomic segment:
- a CDS encoding LemA family protein, with protein MTVWVVLGLLALLAVIGIAAYNSLVVSKNRVENAWSQIDVQLKRRNDLVPNLVETVKGYAAHEHDTFEMVTKARAQMVGAGNVAEQAQASNQLSQALKSLFAVAEAYPELKANQNFLMLQEELAGIENKIAYARQFYNDSVLRFNASIQSFPNVLFARSMGFSEKKYFEVPEGEREVPKVKF; from the coding sequence ATCACTGTGTGGGTCGTCCTCGGATTGTTGGCCCTCTTGGCCGTGATCGGGATCGCCGCCTACAACTCGCTGGTGGTCTCGAAGAACCGGGTGGAGAACGCCTGGTCCCAGATAGACGTCCAACTCAAGCGCCGGAACGACCTGGTCCCGAACCTGGTCGAGACGGTCAAGGGCTACGCCGCCCACGAGCATGACACCTTCGAGATGGTGACCAAGGCGCGGGCCCAGATGGTCGGCGCCGGCAACGTCGCCGAGCAGGCTCAGGCCTCGAACCAGTTGTCCCAGGCCCTGAAGAGCCTGTTCGCGGTGGCCGAAGCCTATCCCGAGCTGAAGGCCAACCAGAACTTCCTGATGCTCCAGGAGGAACTGGCCGGGATCGAGAACAAGATCGCCTACGCCCGCCAGTTTTACAACGACAGTGTCCTCCGCTTCAACGCCTCCATCCAGAGCTTCCCGAACGTGCTTTTCGCCAGGTCGATGGGGTTCTCCGAGAAGAAGTACTTCGAGGTCCCCGAGGGCGAGCGCGAGGTACCGAAGGTCAAGTTCTGA
- the htpX gene encoding zinc metalloprotease HtpX, with translation MYQQIASNVRRSWLLMFVFALLIGMIAYTFARINGMGYPGVALAVLIAIGVTWVSYWYSDKMVLSISRAKPLAKEENPYLYNIVEALAIGAGVPAPRVYVIEDTAPNAFATGRDPRHAVIAVTTGLLQKMDRLELEGVIAHEMSHIRNRDILLMTIAVTMAGVVTLLSDWMVRYTWRSGRARRRDNRGGGNGAEAVILLAGLVMAILAPLFASLMQLAISRQREYLADSSAALLTRYPKGLADALRKIAADPEPLEVANKATAHLYIYNPLKDSEGHMDRLFDTHPPVTERIKRLEAMTF, from the coding sequence GTGTACCAGCAGATCGCCAGCAACGTCAGACGGTCATGGCTGCTGATGTTCGTCTTCGCCCTGCTCATCGGCATGATCGCCTACACCTTCGCCCGGATCAACGGGATGGGCTATCCCGGCGTGGCCCTGGCCGTGCTCATCGCCATTGGGGTCACCTGGGTCAGCTATTGGTACAGTGACAAGATGGTCCTGTCGATCAGCCGGGCCAAACCGCTGGCCAAGGAAGAGAATCCGTACCTCTACAACATCGTCGAGGCCCTGGCCATCGGGGCCGGCGTCCCCGCCCCGAGGGTCTACGTCATCGAGGACACGGCCCCCAACGCCTTCGCCACCGGCCGCGACCCGCGGCACGCGGTGATCGCCGTGACCACCGGGCTCCTCCAGAAGATGGATCGCCTCGAGCTGGAGGGGGTCATCGCCCACGAGATGTCCCACATCAGGAACCGAGACATCCTCCTGATGACCATCGCCGTGACCATGGCTGGGGTCGTCACCCTGCTGTCCGACTGGATGGTCCGCTACACCTGGCGGAGCGGCCGGGCCCGGCGGCGCGACAACCGCGGCGGCGGCAATGGGGCCGAGGCCGTCATCCTGCTGGCCGGCCTGGTCATGGCCATCCTGGCCCCGCTCTTCGCCAGCCTGATGCAACTGGCCATCTCCCGCCAGCGTGAGTACCTGGCCGATTCCTCGGCCGCCCTGCTGACCCGCTACCCCAAGGGGCTGGCCGACGCCCTCCGCAAGATCGCCGCCGACCCCGAGCCCCTCGAGGTGGCCAACAAGGCCACCGCCCACCTCTACATCTACAACCCGCTGAAGGACTCGGAAGGCCACATGGACCGGCTGTTTGACACCCACCCGCCGGTGACCGAGCGGATCAAGCGGCTCGAGGCGATGACGTTCTAG